The Syntrophorhabdus sp. genome segment ACAAAATCCTCCAGAACTCTCCCCGCCGGAGGAGAGCAATTGCGGGATCCGGCAATAACCGATCTCGGGAGTGTATCCATCATGAATGACGACACCCGCCACGTGGAACTGACAACGGACTGCTGGACCTGCGGAAAACCCATGACACGCTTCGCCCAGGATTCCTGGTACTGGTACTACCGGTGCGAGGACTGCGGGGTGGAGCGTATGTATCCCAAGGAGAAAAGCGATGCTGATATGCCCGAAATGTAGCTCCGGCAACATAGTGCCCGACAGATGGTCCGAGTCGGGCCAGAGGTGCCTGATGTGCGGTACTAACCGCGGCTTCATCGAGAGAGAGAGAGAGAGAGAGAGAGTAAAAGACATGCCCGATCAACTCTCCCTTGATTTTGACAGGCCCGCTCTGACGGAGGAGCAAAAGCAGATCTTAAGCTTGCTTCGCAAGGGCAGGAAAAACGCGATACGCGAGAAGGCCCTTTCTGCCATGACGGGGATCTCCGGCGTGCGGGTCCGGCAGATCATCAAGCATCTCACCGAGCATCACGGCGTTCTGGTGGTTTCCTCGACGGCAAATCCTCCCGGGTTCTACTTTCCGGAGACCAGGGAGGAGTACCGGGCAGGCGTCGCGCAGTATGTAAACAGGATCCGGTCCCTGGCGGTCCGGCTAAGGGCAATGGACCGCGAGGCCTACGAATCGTTATTTGGTCAGGAGAGGCTGGCAATACAAAACCTAAACATTTAAGGAGGGTATTACGTATGGAGACAATCAAGGTCAGAATCGAAGGAACGGCACCGCTGATGCAGCACCGGTACGTGTTCAAGGATGAACTGGCACAGAAGACCCAGAAGAAGACGGGCGCAAAGGATTACAGCGATGAGTGGAAAACGGCGCTCCACTGGGACGATGTGATCGGAGTCTTTGAGCCGGCAAGCCACATCGAGGGTGCGCTCATCAAGGCGGCGGTCAACTTCCAGATAACGGGCAAGGGCAAGAAAACCTACAAGGACCTCTTCAAGAGCGCGGTCTTTGTCACCCCGGACTACATTCCCCACGGACTGAAGGGCTCTCCGGAAAAGCTCCTGGAATCGGGGAAGCTGACCGTGGACAAGAGGCTTGTGAGGGTCAATAACTCGGGCGTTGAGAGGATGCGCCCCATGCTCAGGAACTGGTCCCTGGAATTCGACATCGAGGTGCATGATCCCCAGATCCCCCGGGAGGTGGTGAAGGAGGTCCTGGACCTTGCAGGCAAACAGTACGGCATCGGGGATTTCAGGCCGAGATATGGAAGGTTTATGGTGACGCGATTTGAATAATCGGGCGAGGCATGGCCGGATGAGCTGTGGTTCGGTGGGCTCGGCCCGGTATGGTGTGGTTTCGCGTGGCGGGCTATGTCGAGTCAAGGCAAGGCAAGGCGAAACACCCCTTCGGGGGTGTCACCGGATGATATCCGGTCTGATGAGCCTCAGGGCAAGGCGGTTTGTGGCCGGGTTATGGTTAGGCGCGATCGGGTGAGGTTAGGCGGGCTCAGGTGCGGCTCGGCAAATGCTGGCATGGCGAGGCGAGCTTTGGCAAGGCAAGGTCTGGCAAGGCAGGGATTATTTGCTTGGGAGGTTTTATGAACGAGGCCGTCAACCGAAAGCAACTGCAGATAATTCATGTTGCCCTCAAACAACTGAGACTTGATGACGCGACCTATCGGGCCATGCTGAAAAACCGCTATAAGGTGGAATCCAGTAAGAACCTCTCCTACCGGGAAGCAAGCGAGTTGATAGATTGCTTCAAAGGGCTCGGCTTCCGTCTGAAGACGAAGCGGACCCCTCCCCAGAATCCCTGCTGGCCCTGCGCTCCCAGGACTCCCGGCGTGCCCCTTCCGGAGAACGTCGTCGTCCTCGCGAGCCCGGGTCAGCTCCGGATGATCGAGCACCTGGCTGCCGATATCAAGTGGCGCCACTGGGACGGGTACCGTCGCTGGCTGAAGAAATACTTCAAGATCGATCAGGTCCGCACATCTCCCGACGCCTCCGCCGTCATCGAGGCGCTAAAAAACATGTGGAAGGACCAGAACGGCTGCGCGTGCAGGAGGGTGGGGAACCAGGGATGATGAACGAGTGGATCGAGACAATCATCGGCGAGATCACCATCGACGACCTCCCGGATTCCTACCGTGAGGTAGCCCGCGCCATCGGGGTAGAGAACGCCGTGAAGCTCTCCTCCGTGGTGGGGGGGCTGGCCTACTACTTCCCCCAGATCGAGGGCATCCTCAGGAAGAAGCGTGACGAGTGCATACGGCGGGAATTCACAGGCAACAATCACCGGGACCTCGCCAGGAAATACGGTTTGACAGAGAGATGGGTTCGTGAGATAGTGGAGGAGAAAATCCCCCAGGATCTCTTGTTCGACATATCCCCTCATTGAAGCAATTTTCTTAACCACTTCAAAGGACTTCCCTTCCCCCAATCTTTTAGACTCTTAAGGTGAACGAACACCTCTCCTTTATGAAGCAGGATGCCGGGCCCGTCGCACCCGGTGTCCTGCGCTCATCAAAACACGATAAGGCGCACGCCCTTTGCGAAGCCCTGGAGGGGAACCCACGTCCGGTTAAAGGCCCGGCGGGTCCCCTACCAGGCAATAAAGGCTTCATCGACAAGCTCCAGGAACTGGTTGCCCGGTGGGAACATCACGCGAGGCGAGAGTTTCATGCGGCTGAAAGCGAAGAGAATTACATGGGGAGAAAGTTGCTGGAACACGGAGCGGTATGCCACTGCAACTGCGCGAAAGCTCTCGGGGAAGTCCTAAAGGCAGCCTCAACTGAGCCTTCAGCCACTCCAGAAGGAGATCAAAAGTGACTGATACACCGGTGACCGGATGAAAAAGCCTTCCGAATGTTTCCTGAAGCTTGACGACACGCAGCTTCTCGCCCTGTGTCTCTACGGGGAGACGGGCAAGATGCCCGTCACGGGACAGCAGCTCGGGATTGCCTGGTGCGTCATGAACCGGCTCAAGGTTCTTAACCGGCGGGTCGACCAGATCACCCTGCAAAGCGTCGTCCTCTCCTCGAGACAGTTCCCCTGTTTCCAGGAGGGCAACCCGAACCGCCTGGGTCTCATGGCGATCGCCTGCGGGTGGGACAAAGCGTTTCAGAGGAACAAACACCTCCGCGAATGCTACCGGATCGCCGAGAGTGTTATGAACGGAGATCTCCCGGACAATGTCTCCGGGGCAACCCACTACAGAAGAAGCAAGGACCAGGTTCCCTGGTCGGAAGCAAAGGAACTTGTCGCCGTCATCGGCGACTTTGAATTCTACGCATAACAGGAGGTATGCATGTTCGGGCATGTCACCATCTTTTTGATCGGACTGTTTTCAGGAACCGCCCTGGGCATCTTCATTGTGACATTGTGCCCTGTAATCGGTGAGTGGTGCACCACGAAGATATTCCGGAAAGCCGCACAGGCCCGGGAGGTGGAAGCCTGCGCGTCGGGTGGCACCGGCACCGTCGAACTCCCGCGGATCGGCGAGATCAAAAAATATGCGCTCCGTTTCGGACTGCCCCTTGCGGGCCTTATCGGCCTCCTCTGGCTACTCAAACCGGAGAACATCGGGATGGTGTTCTACAAGATTGTACTACTCGCCGTCAGCCTCATCGTATACGAGCTCGTCTGGCTCATAGATTACAAACCGATATTCGGCAAAATCGAGGTGCTCAGTGAAAACAAGATGCGCAGTGTTCTCATTTTTCGCGGCATTCTGTGTCTTGGCATCATCCTGGGTATTACCTGGGGACTGTAGCGCTCTCGACCGCTGCAGGAAATACAAGGCCCGCGTGATCCGGGAGGCCCACTACCACATCGGCCTTAATGCCCCCTGGCACCTCTTTCTCGGGCAGATCGAACAGGAAAGCGGATGCAGGCCGGGCGTTACCGCCTTCGATGGCGGAGCGGGCCTGGGGCAGTTCATGCCGAAAACCGCCGAGTGGATACACGACCGGGAGGAGGCCCTCCGGGAGATCTCCGTCACGCCGTCACCCTACGATGTGCGGTGGTCCATCCGGGCCCTCATCCTGTACGACCGGTACCTCTACGGGGTGGTCCTGTGTGAGGACTGGTCTTACGCATTCAGGGCCTACAACGGCGGCCAGGGGATCCTGAACAGGGAGATCCGCCGCGCGGGGTCCTGCGACCGTAAGACCGTGGAGAGCCAGTGCCGGCGCAAGGTCATCCGGCTCAGGAACGGCAGCCTTCTCGATCTCTGCAGGGTGAACATCGACTACCCTCGCCAGATCGAGCGAAGGGGGGAGAGGTACAGATGACAGCAGAGATCGTCCTCAGGATCGCGAAGGTTCTTGCTCCCGTCCTCATCGGCGCCGTCATCGGTGGCGCGATCGTCGGCAAGGTCCAGCAGGCCCGCATCGATACTGTGGCCGTGGAACTGGCAAAGGTGAAACAGGAGCTCACAACCAAGAAGCAGGAGCTCACCGACTGCCAGGACGCGAACGCGACGAGCCAGACGACGATCGGGAGCATGAAGGCGGAGCTGCAATCGGCGCAGGCAAGTTGCACGGCACGGCTCCGGCAGAAGGAGCGCACGGCCGCCGAGATCGCGCGGATCGATAACCTCAAACCGGGGGTGAAAACAGATGAGACAAAGGGCATTACTGGCGATGGCGGTACTGGCGATCCTGTCCTCGACGCTCTCAACGGGCTGTATGTCAATGAACGATGGCCGGCAGGTCGTGAAGACTGAGTACATAAGGCAGCAGGTCCCGGAGCCTCCGGCGCTCCCGGAGTACTACCCGGTCACCTTCATCAGGAAGGACGGTCTCTACTGCACGTCGGACGACGAGAGCGCGCGGAACCTCCTCAAGAACCGCGTCCTCGACAAGGGCTACCAGGCGGAGATGAGGGGCGCCCTGGACGACATGAAGAAAGGTGTCCGATGACCCCCGAGACCGCACATACCCTGGCAGCGATCGCGACGATCATCGACAAGCTCGGCGCCCTTCCGATAGGGACGCTACTCATCGTCATCATCTTCGGTCCTTGGGTCTTCACGTTCATCATGGAGCGGGCCCACGAGAAACGGATCGCGGCGATGGAGGCCATGTACAAGAGCAACGTGAAGCTCGTCGAGGCCTACGCGAGACTGGCGGACGGGCTCAACGACGTCATCACGCTCAACACCGCGAAGTGGAGCGAGGCGATCGACAAGATCAACGCGAACCAGTACTGTCCCCTGGCGCGGGTGAAGAAGGTCCACATGGAGGATATGCATGGGTGAGATAGCGAGGCTCAAGACGGAGATACAGGCGAGGAAGTTCCGGGCCCTCACGCTCGCGGCGGACATCGACCGCAAGGTCAAGGACATCAAGGAGGCCCTTGCCGGCTATCCCCTCACAAGGCCCGAGAACCTGCGGCTCGCCATGGTGGCCGAGATCTCCGCCGAGCTCGAGAAGCTCCAGGCAGAATACCTCCAGCTGCAGCATGAGATCGATCTCGCCGAGAAGGAGCTGCAATAGATGGCGAACAGATCCTACCAGCTCGAGACCCGCGAGGACGCCTACGAGACCTGGCGCTCCTGCGGACAGAACGTGGAGCAGACCCTCGCCGAGCTCAAGAGGAACGGATACTCCATCTCGAAGCCCACCCTTTATGACTGGATGGAGAAGTACGGATGGAAGGACCGGGCGGCCCGCGCCGAGGTGTACGAGAAGAAGACAGGCGACCCGGCGATGAGCGCAGAGGCCCGGGCGCTTCTGTCCTTGGAGAAGGTCCAGGAGCGTTACGAGGAGTACTTCGAGACCCTGGGGCCGGGCAGGGTCGACAACCAGGCCATGTTCGCCTACACGGGGATCGTCAAGTCCATCACGGAGATAAAGGCGAAGACCGGGGCCGTCAAGGCGGCGCTCTTCCTCGACTTCATGAAGGACCTCATCGGGTATCTCGGAAAGAACGACCCCGCCGCACTCGAGGCGATCGAGCGGAACTTCGACGACTTCGTGAGGTACGCACAGGAGACGTATGCCGCTTAGCGCCAAAGACAGGATGTTCAACCGGGAGGTCGAGGCCCTCCGGGCTCTTATCCAGAGCAAGGCCAAACCCTTCTCCGATGACCGCAACGCTCAGCGCGAGAGGATGAGCCGGGCCAGGAAGGACCTGGAATACTTCGGGCTGACCTATTTCCCTCATTATCTCGATACGCCCCCGTCGGAGCTGCACAAGTATTTCTCCCTGAGGTACCCGCAGATGGTCCTCCGGGCGAGCGAGACGGGAGAGGGAGACCGGGAGGCGGATGCAGCACCGAGGGGTAACGCAAAGTCCACCTGGACCACGCTCATCCTTCCCTTGTGGTGCGCCGCATACAGGCACCGCCTGTTTCCGCTCATCGTCAGCGAGACGGCCGCGCAGTCGGCAGACTTCATCTCCTTCATCAAGGCAGAATTGGAAACCAACGAAAGACTGAAGCAGGACTTCCCTGATCTCTGCGGCGAGGGTCCCGTCTGGCAGGCCTCCCAGATCATCACCCGCAACGGGGTAAAGATCAGAGGAGTCGGCGCCGGCCAGAAGCTCCGCGGCATGCGCCACGGATCCCGCAGGCCCGACCTCGTCATCTGTGACGACCTCGAGAACGACGAGTCCGTGGAGTCCCCGGACCAGCGCAAGAAGCTGGAGAAGTGGTTCATGAAGGCCCTCATGAAGATCGGGCAGCCCGATACGGTCTACATCGTCGTCGGCACGATCCTCCACTACGATTCGCTCCTTGCGAACCTGCTTAAGAAGCCCGGATGGAAGGGGCGTAAATTCAAGGCCGTCTTGAAATGGTCACGATCGAAGCTCTGGGAGAGATGGGAAGAGATCTTCGCGGATGTGAGCGTCGGCAAGGAGGAGGCGGAGTCCGCGGCGGACGCATTCTTTACAAAACACCAGGCGGAGATGCTCTCCGGCACCGAGGTCCTCTGGAAAGAACGTGAGCCCTATTACTACCTCATGAAGATGTACGTCTCCGAGGGTCCGGCGTACTTCAACTCGGAGAAGCAGAACGAGCCCCTGAACCCCGAGGACGCCGTCTTCCTCGAAGAGTGGATCCGGTACTACGACGAGGATGAGGTCGACCTCTCCGGGATCCAGCAGGGCTGCGCCATCGACCCGTCGATGGGCAAGAAGTCGCGCGCGGCCGACCCTTCCGCCATCATCGGCGGCCGGATGAAGGACGGGACCATCTACCTTACCGTGGCGGACATTGAGAAGAGGCACCCCGACAAGATCATCGACGACTTCATGACCTATCACACCCGGGATCGCTTCAACCAGGTCGTGATCGAGGACGTGCAGTTCCAGGAGTACTTCAAGGACGCCTTCGAGGCAGAGACCCACAAGCGGGGCATGACGGTGTACGTCGAGGGCGTCAAGCCCAACGTCGACAAGGACCTGCGCATCATCACCCTGCAGCCCTGGGTGAAGAACGGGTGGATCCGGTTCAAGAGGCAGGGGATGGGCGAACTGATAAAGCACCTCATCTACTACCGGCCGAGGGGCAAGGGCGGCCATGACGACGGACCGGATGCGCTCGAGATGCTCAAGAGCCTGCTCGAGAAAGGCCTCGCCGGGTCCGTGGAATACACGACGGTGGCCACCCGGGGAGTCTTCAAAAGGGATGACGATGAAGGGGACCATCGACTGAGATTTGCAGCGAGAGGAGCATGGTGATGAGACAGGCGAAAAAAAGGCCTTATTTTGAGGCCGGACCCTTTATAAGGGCAAACACCCGCATGAAGCCATTGACAGGTGTTATAACTATGTCAACGGCGAATTGGGAGGCCATTTAGTTATGCTCGTAGACCAGTTCGGCCGGGAGATCCGTTCCAACAAGCCCATCCTCGAAGAAATCGCCGTCCAGACGGTCCGGGACCGCTACGGTTCCTACCCCTCCCAGGGGCTCACCCCGGAGCGCCTCGCACGGATCTTCAAGGAGGCTGACCAGGGGGATGTGACGCGCCAGGCGGAGCTCTTCGAGGAGATGGAGGAGAAGGACCTCCACCTCGGCGGTATCCTCCAGACGAGGAAGCTTGCAGTGACGGGTCTCGAGTGGGATGTCCTGCCGGCCAGTGACAGCGCGGAAGACAAGAAGATCGCGGCGGCGGCGAGAGAGATGATCGAGTACATCGAGAACTTCGACGATGCCCTCATGGACATCCTCGACGCCGTGGGGAAGGGATTCTCCGCGCTGGAGATCATGTGGGAGATCTCGGAAGGGCAGGTCTGGGTGAAGACCCTCGAGTGGGTCCACCAGAAGCGCTTTACCTTCAACTCCCCCCAGGGACTCCTCAAGCGCCCCCGGCTCCTCACCGACGATGCACCCGTCTGGGGCGAGGACCTGCCGCCCAACAAGTTCCTCGTCCACGCCTACAAGGCCCGCTCGGGCGCGACGCCCCGGGGAGGCCTCCTTCGGCCCTGTGCCTGGATGTACCTCTTCAAGAACTACGACATCAAGGACTGGCTGATCTTCAACGAGCTCTTCTCTGTCCCCATGCGGATCGGCAAGTACAAGCCGGGGGCGTCGTCGAACGACATCGATGCGCTCAAGCGGGCTGTCTTCAACCTCGGCGTCGACGCGGCCGCCGTAATCTCCGAGTCGACGATGATCGAGATCCTGGAGTCGAAGGTGACGGGCACGAACAGCTCGCACGCGAAGTTCGCCGAGTTTTGCGACAAGGCGATGAGCAAGGCAGTCCTCGGGCACACGGGTAACGCCGATAGCACCCCGGGGAAGCTCGGCGCCGAGAAGCAGGCTACCGAATTGAGGCAGGACCTCAGGGAGTCTGACGCCAAGGCCCTCATGAAGACGACGAAGTTCCACCTTCTCACCCCCTGGGTCATGTTCAATTACGGGCCCGGCAAGGGGGTTCCCAAATTCAAGATCCACTGCGAGGAAGAGGAGGACCTGGAGAAGGCTGCGAAGGTGTATGGCATCCTGGTGAAGGAGGCGGGTTTCGAGGGGATCCCCGAGAGCCACATCCATGACCGCTTCGGCATCCCGAAACCCCAGGCGGGAGAGAAGACCCTGAGGCTCCGGCAGCCGGGCGGACCCGGTGACGACGCTCCCGCCGTCGAGAAGACGGCCCACAAGGCGGATGTACCGGACGACATCGACAACCTCATTACCGCCCAGAGATACATAGACTCCCTGGCCGACGATGCCCTTGCGCGGGGTGCGATCGACCTGTCGGCCATCGAGTGGATCGTCGAGAAGGCGGAGTCCTTTGACGATCTCCAGGCGATGCTCGCCGAGGTCTACACCGACATCGGGATGGATGAGTTCCGTCGCGTCCTGGCGGAGGCGATAATCAGAGCTGACCTGAAAGGAAGGACCCTCGCATGATCTCCTTCGAAAGCCTTCCCTTTGATGAAGCGATCATGTTCTTCCGGGACAAAACGGTCCTGACACCCGAGAAATACGCTCAGCTCAGCGACGTGGCAAAGGCGAAGGCCTTCACGGTCTCCGGCGTCACCCGGATGGACGTCCTCACCGACATTCACGGCGCCATCGACAGGGCGATTGCCGATGGCACGACGTTCGCAGACTTCAAGAAGGACATGAAGCAGACCATGGCGCGGCGGGGCTGGGAAGGCTTGAGTCCCTACCGGCTCGAGACGATATTCCGCACGAACGTCCAGGCAGCCTACCAGGCGGGCCACTACCAGAGACAGATGGAGGTCACCGGCAGTCACCCGTACTGGCAATACGTGGCTGTAATGGATTCCCGGACACGCCCAGCCCATGCGGTAATGAACGGCAGGACACTGCCTCACGACGATCCCTTCTGGTCCACAAGCTATCCTCCGAACGGCTTCAACTGCCGCTGCACCGTGAGGGCACTGACGAAAGGAGAGGTCTCCCGGGAGAAACTGTCGATCGAAAAGGAGGCGCCGGGCATCGCGGACCCCGGCTTCGCGGGCAATCCCGGACAGGCGTACCGGACAGACCTCATTGCCTGGGAGAAGGCACAGAGGGCACCGGAGGCCGTCAGGGAGGCGTTCGTCGCCTCGATGGTGGAGAGTTCCCCGAGGAAGGCGGCATTCTCATCCTGGATCGACGATATCGTGAGAGACGGAAAGGCCCGCGGCGCGACGTCCGTTGTCGGCTGGATGGACCTGGCCACCATGAAATACCTGGAAGGGGAGAACATCGCCATCGCATCGCCGGTGATCATCGCGGATGACCGCGGCATGCTCCATGCGGCAAGGACCGCAAAGCGACTCAGGGGCAATGCCCTGACCCCCGAGGAACTGAAGATGCTCCCGGAC includes the following:
- a CDS encoding regulatory protein GemA is translated as MNEAVNRKQLQIIHVALKQLRLDDATYRAMLKNRYKVESSKNLSYREASELIDCFKGLGFRLKTKRTPPQNPCWPCAPRTPGVPLPENVVVLASPGQLRMIEHLAADIKWRHWDGYRRWLKKYFKIDQVRTSPDASAVIEALKNMWKDQNGCACRRVGNQG
- a CDS encoding cell wall hydrolase, which gives rise to MKKPSECFLKLDDTQLLALCLYGETGKMPVTGQQLGIAWCVMNRLKVLNRRVDQITLQSVVLSSRQFPCFQEGNPNRLGLMAIACGWDKAFQRNKHLRECYRIAESVMNGDLPDNVSGATHYRRSKDQVPWSEAKELVAVIGDFEFYA
- a CDS encoding lytic transglycosylase domain-containing protein; amino-acid sequence: MIREAHYHIGLNAPWHLFLGQIEQESGCRPGVTAFDGGAGLGQFMPKTAEWIHDREEALREISVTPSPYDVRWSIRALILYDRYLYGVVLCEDWSYAFRAYNGGQGILNREIRRAGSCDRKTVESQCRRKVIRLRNGSLLDLCRVNIDYPRQIERRGERYR
- the terL gene encoding phage terminase large subunit, whose amino-acid sequence is MPLSAKDRMFNREVEALRALIQSKAKPFSDDRNAQRERMSRARKDLEYFGLTYFPHYLDTPPSELHKYFSLRYPQMVLRASETGEGDREADAAPRGNAKSTWTTLILPLWCAAYRHRLFPLIVSETAAQSADFISFIKAELETNERLKQDFPDLCGEGPVWQASQIITRNGVKIRGVGAGQKLRGMRHGSRRPDLVICDDLENDESVESPDQRKKLEKWFMKALMKIGQPDTVYIVVGTILHYDSLLANLLKKPGWKGRKFKAVLKWSRSKLWERWEEIFADVSVGKEEAESAADAFFTKHQAEMLSGTEVLWKEREPYYYLMKMYVSEGPAYFNSEKQNEPLNPEDAVFLEEWIRYYDEDEVDLSGIQQGCAIDPSMGKKSRAADPSAIIGGRMKDGTIYLTVADIEKRHPDKIIDDFMTYHTRDRFNQVVIEDVQFQEYFKDAFEAETHKRGMTVYVEGVKPNVDKDLRIITLQPWVKNGWIRFKRQGMGELIKHLIYYRPRGKGGHDDGPDALEMLKSLLEKGLAGSVEYTTVATRGVFKRDDDEGDHRLRFAARGAW
- a CDS encoding DUF935 domain-containing protein encodes the protein MLVDQFGREIRSNKPILEEIAVQTVRDRYGSYPSQGLTPERLARIFKEADQGDVTRQAELFEEMEEKDLHLGGILQTRKLAVTGLEWDVLPASDSAEDKKIAAAAREMIEYIENFDDALMDILDAVGKGFSALEIMWEISEGQVWVKTLEWVHQKRFTFNSPQGLLKRPRLLTDDAPVWGEDLPPNKFLVHAYKARSGATPRGGLLRPCAWMYLFKNYDIKDWLIFNELFSVPMRIGKYKPGASSNDIDALKRAVFNLGVDAAAVISESTMIEILESKVTGTNSSHAKFAEFCDKAMSKAVLGHTGNADSTPGKLGAEKQATELRQDLRESDAKALMKTTKFHLLTPWVMFNYGPGKGVPKFKIHCEEEEDLEKAAKVYGILVKEAGFEGIPESHIHDRFGIPKPQAGEKTLRLRQPGGPGDDAPAVEKTAHKADVPDDIDNLITAQRYIDSLADDALARGAIDLSAIEWIVEKAESFDDLQAMLAEVYTDIGMDEFRRVLAEAIIRADLKGRTLA
- a CDS encoding minor capsid protein yields the protein MISFESLPFDEAIMFFRDKTVLTPEKYAQLSDVAKAKAFTVSGVTRMDVLTDIHGAIDRAIADGTTFADFKKDMKQTMARRGWEGLSPYRLETIFRTNVQAAYQAGHYQRQMEVTGSHPYWQYVAVMDSRTRPAHAVMNGRTLPHDDPFWSTSYPPNGFNCRCTVRALTKGEVSREKLSIEKEAPGIADPGFAGNPGQAYRTDLIAWEKAQRAPEAVREAFVASMVESSPRKAAFSSWIDDIVRDGKARGATSVVGWMDLATMKYLEGENIAIASPVIIADDRGMLHAARTAKRLRGNALTPEELKMLPDIVANAEAILWDTQDPALLYVVTDRDRKIKVVTRVNYRLKGAPEPVNIIATAGKVKRGDLMGRRYQIIRGKL